From the genome of Alicyclobacillus sp. SO9:
CTGAGGGCGATGTTGGACACGACCGATCCCGCCCCTCCAACACGCCCGACAGCACCGCTGTAAACCCAGTCCTCCTCATCGTTTCGCTGCATCAATACACGAATGTCAAACGGTCGCTCGTCGAGGGTTGCAAGGGGTGCCCCAGCTTGAACAATGACAGGCTGGGCTGTATAGCTGGAGAGAAACCTTTCGATAACCTTACCGACGGAATCGATGTGCAAAACCTGCTTGTCGCCTTGTTTGTGCCAACGGTAGAGTACCGGATGGGAAGTGTCTACGTCGACTCTGGTAATACCGGATCCTCCCCAGGCATTGACGGGTTTAATAAATACAGTCTGGTGGTTGCGCAGCATATCTGCGAGGTTTCCGGGTGTACCAAGTTTCGTTTCAGGGATGCGAAAACTGCTGCAATCTGTTTTGTTGGAGAGGCCGTTCAGTAAAGCCTTGTGCATTTCCCATTTGT
Proteins encoded in this window:
- a CDS encoding YheC/YheD family protein, encoding MPRAQLDVQRQGLNKWEMHKALLNGLSNKTDCSSFRIPETKLGTPGNLADMLRNHQTVFIKPVNAWGGSGITRVDVDTSHPVLYRWHKQGDKQVLHIDSVGKVIERFLSSYTAQPVIVQAGAPLATLDERPFDIRVLMQRNDEEDWVYSGAVGRVGGAGSVVSNIALSRGHVMDLKELCHELNCKQKVQQTLSENLQETGYAIAKIVEQYRDFFDIGIDVGLSSNKSLWLIEVNTDDALGGPSHELFAQLPNRDLYDEIQNRHRATRNRRGQALLRELF